From a region of the Eriocheir sinensis breed Jianghai 21 chromosome 25, ASM2467909v1, whole genome shotgun sequence genome:
- the LOC127003574 gene encoding cytochrome b-245 chaperone 1 homolog isoform X1 — MNATRPAPHLLHLSLAPGVRSWSILVGIMSIGIGAGYYSPDEHILLKAAYLVGCLILGLTFLDDWEDCVFDKAAGTVRLTRSNWCQRLVGSWFSRNSLALDISSVMAVRVLPTQTRSSKNYQVVLVLKAGGTVAVAETCEGARGEQEALASKIQSFLSLDRVEAVQNRFGELSDSDDDEFVMFQPPVEVECLKGRGEFNFEDIRFENENVNAFDVDEDDSDSNTTETSEALLDDP, encoded by the exons ATGAACGCCACACGCCCCgctccacacctcctccacctctccttggcTCCAGGGGTCAGGTCATGGAGTATTCTCGTGG GCATTATGTCCATTGGTATTGGCGCTGGTTACTACAGTCCAG ATGAACACATTCTCCTGAAAGCTGCATATCTTGTTGGCTGCCTCATCCTTGGACTCACATTCCTGGATGACTGGGAG GACTGTGTGTTCGACAAGGCTGCGGGCACGGTGAGGTTGACGCGTAGCAACTGGTGCCAGCGTCTTGTGGGGTCATGGTTCAGCCGCAACAGTTTGGCGCTGGACATATCCTCGGTCATGGCTGTCAGGGTCCTTCCCACACAAACCAG GTCGAGTAAAAACTAccaggtggtgttggtgctgaagGCGGGAGGGACCGTGGCTGTGGCGGAGACCTGTGAGGGGGCCAGGGG TGAGCAAGAGGCACTGGCGAGCAAGATCCAGAGTTTCCTTTCCCTCGATCGCGTGGAAGCCGTGCAGAACCGATTTGGGGAACTATCGGATAGCGATGATGATGAGTTTGTGATGTTTCAGCCGCCCGTGGAG GTTGAATGCCTAAAAGGACGAGGGGAATTTAACTTTGAAGACATCAGGTTTGAGAACGAGAATGTGAATGCCTTTGATGTGGACGAGGATGACAGCGACAGCAACACCACGGAGACGAGTGAGGCACTGCTGGATGACCCGTAG
- the LOC127003574 gene encoding cytochrome b-245 chaperone 1 homolog isoform X2 has translation MSIGIGAGYYSPDEHILLKAAYLVGCLILGLTFLDDWEDCVFDKAAGTVRLTRSNWCQRLVGSWFSRNSLALDISSVMAVRVLPTQTRSSKNYQVVLVLKAGGTVAVAETCEGARGEQEALASKIQSFLSLDRVEAVQNRFGELSDSDDDEFVMFQPPVEVECLKGRGEFNFEDIRFENENVNAFDVDEDDSDSNTTETSEALLDDP, from the exons ATGTCCATTGGTATTGGCGCTGGTTACTACAGTCCAG ATGAACACATTCTCCTGAAAGCTGCATATCTTGTTGGCTGCCTCATCCTTGGACTCACATTCCTGGATGACTGGGAG GACTGTGTGTTCGACAAGGCTGCGGGCACGGTGAGGTTGACGCGTAGCAACTGGTGCCAGCGTCTTGTGGGGTCATGGTTCAGCCGCAACAGTTTGGCGCTGGACATATCCTCGGTCATGGCTGTCAGGGTCCTTCCCACACAAACCAG GTCGAGTAAAAACTAccaggtggtgttggtgctgaagGCGGGAGGGACCGTGGCTGTGGCGGAGACCTGTGAGGGGGCCAGGGG TGAGCAAGAGGCACTGGCGAGCAAGATCCAGAGTTTCCTTTCCCTCGATCGCGTGGAAGCCGTGCAGAACCGATTTGGGGAACTATCGGATAGCGATGATGATGAGTTTGTGATGTTTCAGCCGCCCGTGGAG GTTGAATGCCTAAAAGGACGAGGGGAATTTAACTTTGAAGACATCAGGTTTGAGAACGAGAATGTGAATGCCTTTGATGTGGACGAGGATGACAGCGACAGCAACACCACGGAGACGAGTGAGGCACTGCTGGATGACCCGTAG